One segment of Erigeron canadensis isolate Cc75 chromosome 2, C_canadensis_v1, whole genome shotgun sequence DNA contains the following:
- the LOC122589676 gene encoding E3 ubiquitin-protein ligase SDIR1 isoform X1, with product MSFVFRGSRGDIETGFTGYIPERRAMRVHARPVNTNSLAFLVTVLLLFMILNSHQMSPNFLLWLVLGVFLMATSLRMYATCQQLQAQAQAHAVAASGLLGHTELRLQMPPSIALATRGRLQGLRLQLALLDREFDDLDYETLRALDSDNVPSATSMSEEEVNSLPVHKYKLADSKSCNNSKGSLVENASSSASPEKVDSASKVGASLKSSEDDLTCSVCLETVNVGELVRSLPCLHQFHAECIDPWLRQQGTCPVCKFRVGSAWHADDDGEEEEMDESFMG from the exons ATGAGTTTTGTTTTCCGAGGGAGCAGAGGGGATATTGAAACTGGTTTTACTGGATATATTCCAGAGCGTCGTGCAATG CGTGTCCATGCTCGACCTGTGAATACAAATTCACTCGCCTTTCTTGTTACAG TTCTCCTGCTTTTCATGATATTAAACTCACACCAAATGTCACCCAATTTTCTG CTATGGCTGGTGCTTGGTGTCTTTTTGATGGCAACAAGCCTTCGAATGTATGCAACTTGTCAACAACTTCAGGCCCAGGCACAGGCACATGCCGTGGCAGCTAGTGGCTTACTTGGTCACACAGAATTGAGATTGCAGATGCCACCTTCTATAGCACTTGCAACACGGGGACGGTTACAAGGGCTTAGACTGCAACTTGCTCTTCTTGACAGAGAATTTGATGACTTAG ATTATGAAACTTTAAGAGCGTTGGATTCGGATAATGTTCCATCGGCTACTTCAATGAGTGAGGAAGAAGTAAATTCTCTTCCCGTTCACAAATACAAGCTTGCGGACTCTAAAAG TTGTAATAACAGCAAGGGATCATTAGTGGAAAATGCTTCATCATCAGCCTCACCCGAG AAGGTTGACTCTGCTAGTAAGGTGGGTGCGAGCTTGAAATCCTCTGAAGATGATCTCACTTGTAGCGTTTGCTTAGAAACGGTTAATGTAGGAGAACTAGTTCGATCCTTGCCATGCTTACATCAG TTCCATGCTGAATGTATAGATCCGTGGCTGCGCCAGCAGGGGACTTGTCCAGTTTGCAAGTTTAGAGTTGGATCTGCATGGCATGCTGATGATGATGGCGAAGAAGAGGAAATGGATGAGTCTTTCATGGGCTAA
- the LOC122589676 gene encoding E3 ubiquitin-protein ligase SDIR1 isoform X5: MSFVFRGSRGDIETGFTGYIPERRAMRVHARPVNTNSLAFLVTVLLLFMILNSHQMSPNFLLWLVLGVFLMATSLRMYATCQQLQAQAQAHAVAASGLLGHTELRLQMPPSIALATRGRLQGLRLQLALLDREFDDLDYETLRALDSDNVPSATSMSEEEVNSLPVHKYKLADSKSCNNSKGSLVENASSSASPEKVDSASKVGASLKSSEDDLTCSVCLETVNVGELVRSLPCLHQVTRGR, translated from the exons ATGAGTTTTGTTTTCCGAGGGAGCAGAGGGGATATTGAAACTGGTTTTACTGGATATATTCCAGAGCGTCGTGCAATG CGTGTCCATGCTCGACCTGTGAATACAAATTCACTCGCCTTTCTTGTTACAG TTCTCCTGCTTTTCATGATATTAAACTCACACCAAATGTCACCCAATTTTCTG CTATGGCTGGTGCTTGGTGTCTTTTTGATGGCAACAAGCCTTCGAATGTATGCAACTTGTCAACAACTTCAGGCCCAGGCACAGGCACATGCCGTGGCAGCTAGTGGCTTACTTGGTCACACAGAATTGAGATTGCAGATGCCACCTTCTATAGCACTTGCAACACGGGGACGGTTACAAGGGCTTAGACTGCAACTTGCTCTTCTTGACAGAGAATTTGATGACTTAG ATTATGAAACTTTAAGAGCGTTGGATTCGGATAATGTTCCATCGGCTACTTCAATGAGTGAGGAAGAAGTAAATTCTCTTCCCGTTCACAAATACAAGCTTGCGGACTCTAAAAG TTGTAATAACAGCAAGGGATCATTAGTGGAAAATGCTTCATCATCAGCCTCACCCGAG AAGGTTGACTCTGCTAGTAAGGTGGGTGCGAGCTTGAAATCCTCTGAAGATGATCTCACTTGTAGCGTTTGCTTAGAAACGGTTAATGTAGGAGAACTAGTTCGATCCTTGCCATGCTTACATCAG GTTACCCGGGGAAGGTGA
- the LOC122589676 gene encoding E3 ubiquitin-protein ligase SDIR1 isoform X4, translating into MSFVFRGSRGDIETGFTGYIPERRAMRVHARPVNTNSLAFLVTVLLLFMILNSHQMSPNFLLWLVLGVFLMATSLRMYATCQQLQAQAQAHAVAASGLLGHTELRLQMPPSIALATRGRLQGLRLQLALLDREFDDLDYETLRALDSDNVPSATSMSEEEVNSLPVHKYKLADSKSKGSLVENASSSASPEVDSASKVGASLKSSEDDLTCSVCLETVNVGELVRSLPCLHQFHAECIDPWLRQQGTCPVCKFRVGSAWHADDDGEEEEMDESFMG; encoded by the exons ATGAGTTTTGTTTTCCGAGGGAGCAGAGGGGATATTGAAACTGGTTTTACTGGATATATTCCAGAGCGTCGTGCAATG CGTGTCCATGCTCGACCTGTGAATACAAATTCACTCGCCTTTCTTGTTACAG TTCTCCTGCTTTTCATGATATTAAACTCACACCAAATGTCACCCAATTTTCTG CTATGGCTGGTGCTTGGTGTCTTTTTGATGGCAACAAGCCTTCGAATGTATGCAACTTGTCAACAACTTCAGGCCCAGGCACAGGCACATGCCGTGGCAGCTAGTGGCTTACTTGGTCACACAGAATTGAGATTGCAGATGCCACCTTCTATAGCACTTGCAACACGGGGACGGTTACAAGGGCTTAGACTGCAACTTGCTCTTCTTGACAGAGAATTTGATGACTTAG ATTATGAAACTTTAAGAGCGTTGGATTCGGATAATGTTCCATCGGCTACTTCAATGAGTGAGGAAGAAGTAAATTCTCTTCCCGTTCACAAATACAAGCTTGCGGACTCTAAAAG CAAGGGATCATTAGTGGAAAATGCTTCATCATCAGCCTCACCCGAG GTTGACTCTGCTAGTAAGGTGGGTGCGAGCTTGAAATCCTCTGAAGATGATCTCACTTGTAGCGTTTGCTTAGAAACGGTTAATGTAGGAGAACTAGTTCGATCCTTGCCATGCTTACATCAG TTCCATGCTGAATGTATAGATCCGTGGCTGCGCCAGCAGGGGACTTGTCCAGTTTGCAAGTTTAGAGTTGGATCTGCATGGCATGCTGATGATGATGGCGAAGAAGAGGAAATGGATGAGTCTTTCATGGGCTAA
- the LOC122589676 gene encoding E3 ubiquitin-protein ligase SDIR1 isoform X2, which produces MSFVFRGSRGDIETGFTGYIPERRAMRVHARPVNTNSLAFLVTVLLLFMILNSHQMSPNFLLWLVLGVFLMATSLRMYATCQQLQAQAQAHAVAASGLLGHTELRLQMPPSIALATRGRLQGLRLQLALLDREFDDLDYETLRALDSDNVPSATSMSEEEVNSLPVHKYKLADSKSCNNSKGSLVENASSSASPEVDSASKVGASLKSSEDDLTCSVCLETVNVGELVRSLPCLHQFHAECIDPWLRQQGTCPVCKFRVGSAWHADDDGEEEEMDESFMG; this is translated from the exons ATGAGTTTTGTTTTCCGAGGGAGCAGAGGGGATATTGAAACTGGTTTTACTGGATATATTCCAGAGCGTCGTGCAATG CGTGTCCATGCTCGACCTGTGAATACAAATTCACTCGCCTTTCTTGTTACAG TTCTCCTGCTTTTCATGATATTAAACTCACACCAAATGTCACCCAATTTTCTG CTATGGCTGGTGCTTGGTGTCTTTTTGATGGCAACAAGCCTTCGAATGTATGCAACTTGTCAACAACTTCAGGCCCAGGCACAGGCACATGCCGTGGCAGCTAGTGGCTTACTTGGTCACACAGAATTGAGATTGCAGATGCCACCTTCTATAGCACTTGCAACACGGGGACGGTTACAAGGGCTTAGACTGCAACTTGCTCTTCTTGACAGAGAATTTGATGACTTAG ATTATGAAACTTTAAGAGCGTTGGATTCGGATAATGTTCCATCGGCTACTTCAATGAGTGAGGAAGAAGTAAATTCTCTTCCCGTTCACAAATACAAGCTTGCGGACTCTAAAAG TTGTAATAACAGCAAGGGATCATTAGTGGAAAATGCTTCATCATCAGCCTCACCCGAG GTTGACTCTGCTAGTAAGGTGGGTGCGAGCTTGAAATCCTCTGAAGATGATCTCACTTGTAGCGTTTGCTTAGAAACGGTTAATGTAGGAGAACTAGTTCGATCCTTGCCATGCTTACATCAG TTCCATGCTGAATGTATAGATCCGTGGCTGCGCCAGCAGGGGACTTGTCCAGTTTGCAAGTTTAGAGTTGGATCTGCATGGCATGCTGATGATGATGGCGAAGAAGAGGAAATGGATGAGTCTTTCATGGGCTAA
- the LOC122589676 gene encoding E3 ubiquitin-protein ligase SDIR1 isoform X3: MSFVFRGSRGDIETGFTGYIPERRAMRVHARPVNTNSLAFLVTVLLLFMILNSHQMSPNFLLWLVLGVFLMATSLRMYATCQQLQAQAQAHAVAASGLLGHTELRLQMPPSIALATRGRLQGLRLQLALLDREFDDLDYETLRALDSDNVPSATSMSEEEVNSLPVHKYKLADSKSKGSLVENASSSASPEKVDSASKVGASLKSSEDDLTCSVCLETVNVGELVRSLPCLHQFHAECIDPWLRQQGTCPVCKFRVGSAWHADDDGEEEEMDESFMG, translated from the exons ATGAGTTTTGTTTTCCGAGGGAGCAGAGGGGATATTGAAACTGGTTTTACTGGATATATTCCAGAGCGTCGTGCAATG CGTGTCCATGCTCGACCTGTGAATACAAATTCACTCGCCTTTCTTGTTACAG TTCTCCTGCTTTTCATGATATTAAACTCACACCAAATGTCACCCAATTTTCTG CTATGGCTGGTGCTTGGTGTCTTTTTGATGGCAACAAGCCTTCGAATGTATGCAACTTGTCAACAACTTCAGGCCCAGGCACAGGCACATGCCGTGGCAGCTAGTGGCTTACTTGGTCACACAGAATTGAGATTGCAGATGCCACCTTCTATAGCACTTGCAACACGGGGACGGTTACAAGGGCTTAGACTGCAACTTGCTCTTCTTGACAGAGAATTTGATGACTTAG ATTATGAAACTTTAAGAGCGTTGGATTCGGATAATGTTCCATCGGCTACTTCAATGAGTGAGGAAGAAGTAAATTCTCTTCCCGTTCACAAATACAAGCTTGCGGACTCTAAAAG CAAGGGATCATTAGTGGAAAATGCTTCATCATCAGCCTCACCCGAG AAGGTTGACTCTGCTAGTAAGGTGGGTGCGAGCTTGAAATCCTCTGAAGATGATCTCACTTGTAGCGTTTGCTTAGAAACGGTTAATGTAGGAGAACTAGTTCGATCCTTGCCATGCTTACATCAG TTCCATGCTGAATGTATAGATCCGTGGCTGCGCCAGCAGGGGACTTGTCCAGTTTGCAAGTTTAGAGTTGGATCTGCATGGCATGCTGATGATGATGGCGAAGAAGAGGAAATGGATGAGTCTTTCATGGGCTAA